From Rhodospirillaceae bacterium, the proteins below share one genomic window:
- a CDS encoding PDZ domain-containing protein, with amino-acid sequence MKRFFGNSIVGIAAVGLSIFLSIPLARGDSAGFVGLQVQGITKEVAGSLGMSSVKGVLVRDVALNGPGNLAGFQRGDLILKFNGKTIGKFADLVAAVQKIKAGQTVPVLVSRSRGKKVQLKLKAGSWPAAWKIMKGDFGNIQELGLTMSATTRSVRKNFGVKWGSIGVLVTLLDKDTVAGLSRLMDLKQGDLILQVDQEKVWLPTQVVRKYIAAKKAKRPSMLLLIEGKRGFRFSVLPIIPKK; translated from the coding sequence ATGAAGCGCTTCTTTGGAAATTCCATTGTTGGCATTGCCGCTGTTGGTCTTTCTATTTTTTTAAGCATTCCTTTGGCGCGCGGGGACAGCGCTGGATTTGTTGGTCTTCAAGTTCAGGGGATCACAAAAGAAGTCGCGGGCTCGCTTGGCATGAGTTCCGTCAAAGGCGTTCTTGTCCGAGATGTGGCGCTAAATGGACCCGGTAATTTAGCTGGATTTCAGCGCGGCGACCTGATCTTAAAATTCAATGGTAAGACCATCGGAAAGTTTGCTGACCTGGTGGCTGCGGTTCAGAAAATTAAGGCCGGCCAGACAGTTCCCGTATTGGTATCTCGCAGCCGAGGTAAAAAAGTTCAGTTGAAGCTGAAGGCGGGCTCGTGGCCAGCGGCCTGGAAGATCATGAAGGGCGATTTTGGTAATATCCAAGAATTGGGTCTGACCATGTCGGCAACAACCAGATCGGTGCGTAAGAACTTTGGCGTTAAATGGGGCTCCATCGGCGTCTTGGTGACGCTCCTCGACAAAGATACTGTCGCCGGGCTTAGTCGATTAATGGACCTTAAGCAGGGCGATCTTATTTTGCAGGTTGATCAGGAAAAAGTTTGGCTACCAACTCAAGTTGTGCGCAAATATATTGCCGCTAAAAAAGCCAAGCGACCGTCTATGCTTTTATTGATCGAAGGGAAGAGAGGATTTCGCTTCTCTGTCTTGCCGATTATTCCAAAGAAGTAA
- a CDS encoding DsbA family protein produces the protein MKLMKIFTRVATLLLITVFFGTVTHAADKQSTPASALSTQMTVQQKLAFEKLIRDYLLRNPEIIVEAMQVLRGREKAETRLQQEKILAHMKQDIYEDPSAPIGGNPKGDVTIVEFFDYNCGYCKKVHPTVVKLLKSDSKIRYVYKEFPILGNSSVIAARIALAAWDLDKSKYSDFHAALMQSQGGLSESKILRIAKKFGFDEAKLKIAMKDPKIEASIRKNHAIAQALNITGTPAFIIGNQVIPGAISAETMKKIISEVRGG, from the coding sequence ATGAAGTTAATGAAAATTTTTACCCGTGTCGCTACGCTGCTACTTATCACAGTATTTTTTGGAACAGTGACCCACGCTGCGGACAAGCAGAGCACCCCTGCGTCCGCCCTGTCGACGCAAATGACCGTCCAACAAAAGCTCGCCTTTGAAAAATTAATTCGAGATTACCTGCTCCGAAATCCGGAAATCATCGTCGAGGCCATGCAGGTCTTGCGCGGTCGTGAAAAGGCCGAAACCCGCCTTCAGCAGGAAAAAATCTTGGCGCATATGAAGCAAGATATTTACGAAGACCCCTCTGCACCAATTGGGGGGAACCCAAAGGGTGACGTCACCATTGTTGAATTTTTCGACTACAATTGCGGCTACTGTAAAAAAGTCCACCCGACGGTCGTAAAGTTGCTAAAATCTGACAGCAAAATTCGCTACGTCTACAAGGAGTTTCCAATCCTAGGCAATAGTTCAGTGATCGCCGCCCGGATCGCCCTCGCCGCATGGGACTTAGATAAATCCAAGTACTCTGATTTCCACGCCGCCCTCATGCAATCACAGGGTGGGTTATCGGAAAGTAAAATATTACGCATAGCAAAAAAATTCGGATTCGACGAAGCCAAGCTAAAGATTGCGATGAAGGACCCGAAAATTGAGGCCAGTATTCGAAAGAATCACGCCATTGCACAGGCACTTAATATTACCGGCACACCGGCCTTTATCATCGGAAATCAGGTCATCCCAGGCGCGATCAGTGCGGAAACCATGAAAAAAATTATTTCTGAGGTACGGGGCGGCTAA
- a CDS encoding M48 family metalloprotease, whose protein sequence is MKSIFRFLCILVLTILVGNDFAYAQGQRKISFIRDAEIESALRLYATPLFQAAGLSPEAVKIFLVKDKSLNAFVAGGQKLFMNTGLLMEAKNAGQVIGVIAHETGHIAGGHLSRIQAALDKSSAQSIAAFILGGAAAVLGQGDLAQAIIIGGQTLGTNSFLRFTRTQENSADQAAMRLLEGTHQSAQGLYEFMAILEEQELVSPQYQDAYMRTHPVTRSRMTALRAHMANSAYSRTPVAPELQAIHRRLRAKLYAFLEPTSRTMRRYKKSDRSIEARYARAVAYHKSAKLDKALKTMSGLLTEHPKDPYFLELMGQILFESGRVRDSIPYYTAAVKVAPSSALIRGELAHAQIETNNPALLQSAISNLRAALRVEREIPSTWRALATAYGRQKNNLQASLALAEEALLLNKKTDAIHFATRAKKGAKEGTPAWLQADDILAAAKRLKAPQ, encoded by the coding sequence TTGAAAAGCATTTTCCGATTTTTGTGTATTCTTGTTCTCACGATTCTCGTCGGGAATGATTTCGCGTATGCACAAGGGCAACGCAAAATTTCGTTCATCCGGGATGCCGAAATCGAATCAGCGCTGCGGCTCTATGCCACTCCCCTATTTCAGGCGGCTGGCCTGTCACCTGAAGCGGTCAAGATTTTCCTGGTCAAGGATAAGAGCCTGAACGCATTTGTCGCTGGTGGACAAAAACTGTTCATGAATACCGGACTGCTGATGGAAGCCAAAAATGCCGGTCAGGTTATCGGTGTCATCGCCCACGAAACAGGCCATATCGCAGGTGGGCACCTATCACGCATTCAAGCGGCCTTGGACAAAAGCTCTGCACAATCGATTGCGGCTTTTATACTTGGTGGTGCCGCAGCTGTCCTGGGACAGGGGGATTTGGCCCAGGCTATTATAATCGGCGGGCAAACTTTAGGGACAAATAGTTTCCTTCGTTTTACCCGCACCCAAGAGAACTCAGCCGATCAAGCAGCCATGCGATTGTTGGAAGGGACACATCAATCGGCGCAAGGCCTGTACGAATTCATGGCGATTTTGGAAGAGCAGGAATTGGTGAGCCCACAATACCAGGACGCCTACATGCGCACTCACCCGGTTACGCGATCTCGGATGACAGCGCTCAGGGCACATATGGCAAATTCAGCCTATTCTAGGACCCCAGTCGCCCCCGAACTTCAGGCAATCCACCGCCGCTTACGCGCCAAGCTTTACGCATTTTTAGAGCCGACATCGCGAACGATGCGTCGCTATAAAAAATCTGATCGCAGCATCGAAGCGCGATACGCGCGCGCCGTGGCATATCACAAAAGCGCTAAATTGGATAAAGCCCTAAAGACCATGTCTGGTCTGCTGACAGAACATCCAAAAGACCCCTATTTTCTAGAATTGATGGGACAGATTCTGTTTGAAAGTGGCCGCGTTCGCGATTCGATTCCCTACTACACCGCTGCTGTCAAAGTAGCACCGTCGTCAGCCCTTATAAGAGGCGAATTGGCCCACGCCCAAATTGAGACCAACAACCCCGCCCTGCTGCAATCCGCAATCTCTAATTTACGGGCGGCGCTTCGTGTGGAGCGGGAAATTCCAAGCACCTGGCGGGCCTTGGCTACCGCCTATGGCCGACAGAAAAATAACCTGCAAGCATCTTTGGCACTGGCAGAAGAAGCGCTGCTACTGAATAAGAAAACCGACGCGATTCATTTTGCGACGCGCGCCAAAAAGGGAGCGAAAGAGGGCACGCCGGCATGGCTTCAAGCCGATGATATTTTGGCTGCGGCAAAGCGGCTCAAAGCTCCCCAGTAG
- a CDS encoding DUF1849 family protein, whose protein sequence is MTKLSLVRFSVALSVLLSAILAASPGDAANLVAHRAVYSMKLGAVRSGAGLEAARGLMTISLEKSCAGWIVSQQMNMALQTSEGKELNQDYRFAGWESFDGKNYRFAVQSKMAGNNENYKGKARLSGDGKSGRASYTVPEKKDLKLPGNTLFPINHMVLLIDRAQAGDNQVTRPIFEGTEGKGHQTVSAFIGSRIGPKKHGWHEKGPLMDRSGWKMRMGYYNADSKSSTPEFEIELLQLDNGVVPHLTQVFPTFNLVIDLKKIEKLPAPSC, encoded by the coding sequence ATGACAAAGCTAAGTCTTGTTCGATTTTCTGTTGCCTTATCTGTTCTTTTGAGCGCGATCTTGGCGGCCAGCCCTGGGGATGCCGCGAACTTGGTCGCGCACCGCGCCGTCTATTCTATGAAGCTTGGGGCCGTTCGCTCAGGGGCTGGTTTAGAAGCGGCGCGGGGGCTTATGACCATATCATTGGAAAAATCCTGTGCCGGGTGGATCGTATCTCAGCAAATGAACATGGCCCTTCAAACGTCGGAGGGGAAGGAACTTAACCAAGATTACCGGTTCGCTGGCTGGGAATCTTTTGATGGAAAAAACTACCGCTTTGCCGTTCAAAGCAAAATGGCAGGTAATAATGAGAATTATAAAGGCAAGGCTCGGCTTTCTGGTGACGGAAAGTCAGGGCGTGCATCCTATACGGTACCTGAGAAAAAGGACCTGAAGTTGCCTGGGAATACGCTTTTTCCCATTAACCATATGGTGCTGCTGATCGATCGGGCTCAGGCCGGGGATAACCAAGTTACGCGCCCAATATTTGAGGGAACGGAAGGCAAGGGACATCAAACAGTATCAGCCTTCATTGGGTCGCGGATTGGACCGAAGAAACATGGGTGGCATGAAAAAGGGCCGCTTATGGATCGTTCTGGCTGGAAAATGCGGATGGGCTATTATAACGCGGATAGCAAGTCGTCTACGCCAGAGTTCGAAATCGAGCTTTTGCAACTGGACAATGGAGTCGTTCCTCATTTGACCCAGGTGTTTCCCACTTTCAATCTTGTTATTGACCTTAAGAAAATTGAGAAATTGCCGGCGCCCAGTTGCTAA
- the wecB gene encoding UDP-N-acetylglucosamine 2-epimerase (non-hydrolyzing), whose translation MCVFGTRPEAIKMAPVVKALREASEVEGLVCVTAQHRQMLDQVLNLFEITPDVDLDIMRPNQDLAHITTAVLEGVGSVLDNLKPDRVLVHGDTTTTFAAALAAYYRQIPVGHVEAGLRTGDIYAPFPEEINRRLADVITDMHFAPTEGARDNLLREGAPAENIFVTGNTVIDSLLHITSKLESDKKSRTDLDAEFPFLDSERRLILVTGHRRENFGDGFENICHALTALGDREDVQVVYPVHLNPNVREPVMRILGGHDNVHLTEPAEYLPFVRLMQRSHLVITDSGGIQEEAPSLGKPVLVMRTVTERPEAVEAGTVKLVGTNTDKIVSECTRLLDDNAAYETMSRAHNPYGDGNAANRIVEEIIGAAKV comes from the coding sequence CTGTGCGTATTTGGAACCCGACCTGAGGCCATCAAGATGGCCCCCGTCGTCAAGGCCCTGAGAGAAGCGTCCGAGGTTGAGGGGCTGGTCTGTGTTACGGCCCAGCACCGTCAAATGCTGGACCAGGTTCTCAATCTGTTTGAAATCACCCCAGACGTTGACTTGGACATCATGCGGCCGAATCAGGATCTCGCACACATCACAACCGCAGTGCTGGAAGGTGTCGGCAGCGTACTCGACAATTTAAAACCAGATCGAGTTTTGGTTCACGGCGATACCACGACCACGTTTGCCGCGGCGCTTGCGGCCTATTACCGGCAAATTCCTGTGGGTCATGTGGAGGCAGGATTAAGGACCGGCGACATCTACGCGCCGTTTCCTGAAGAAATCAACCGCCGCTTGGCAGACGTCATCACCGATATGCATTTCGCCCCAACCGAAGGAGCGCGGGACAATTTGCTGCGGGAAGGTGCGCCTGCCGAAAATATCTTTGTTACTGGCAACACCGTAATCGATTCGCTGCTTCACATTACCAGCAAGTTGGAAAGCGACAAAAAGAGTCGAACCGACCTTGATGCTGAGTTTCCTTTCTTAGATTCAGAGCGACGGCTTATCCTGGTCACCGGTCACCGCCGCGAAAATTTTGGGGATGGGTTCGAGAATATTTGCCACGCTCTTACAGCCCTTGGCGACCGAGAGGACGTTCAAGTCGTCTACCCGGTTCATTTAAATCCCAACGTCCGCGAACCGGTCATGCGAATTTTAGGCGGCCACGATAATGTCCATTTGACTGAGCCCGCTGAATATCTGCCCTTTGTTCGGTTGATGCAGCGGAGCCACCTTGTCATCACTGATTCCGGGGGAATACAGGAAGAGGCGCCATCGCTTGGTAAACCTGTACTAGTCATGCGGACTGTAACCGAACGCCCTGAGGCCGTGGAAGCGGGTACGGTCAAATTGGTTGGAACCAACACAGATAAGATTGTTTCAGAATGCACGCGCTTGTTGGATGACAACGCGGCCTATGAAACAATGAGTCGGGCACACAACCCCTATGGTGACGGGAACGCCGCCAACCGAATTGTCGAGGAGATCATCGGTGCCGCGAAAGTTTAA
- the wecC gene encoding UDP-N-acetyl-D-mannosamine dehydrogenase: protein MVTGTPPTELSRRSSVPRKFKDICVIGLGYVGLPTAAVMASRGFNVTGVDVNPDTVSLINQGKIHIFEPNLETMVHDVVEAGMLSATTEPVSADAFIVAVPTPFTDGNKPDLKYIEAATKSLAPILKKGDLVIIESTSPVGATEQVSQWLAGLRSDLSFPHDAGEDAEVQVSHSPERVLPGRVLIELARNDRVIGGITRHCADRTAELYRTITDGVCHVTTARTAELVKLMENAYRDVNIAFANEMSLVSDRLDINVWEAIDMANHHPRVNILKPGPGVGGHCIAVDPWFIVDGAPEDTALIQAARGVNDSKPGHVVGQILDAAKHHDAPTIACLGLAYKANIDDLRESPAIEIVRLLAEAKVGDILVVEPNVKTLPEELAGGERTSLVSLNDALNNSDIVVLLVDHSPFLAVNRARLEDKTVFDTRGIWR, encoded by the coding sequence ATGGTGACGGGAACGCCGCCAACCGAATTGTCGAGGAGATCATCGGTGCCGCGAAAGTTTAAAGATATTTGCGTGATTGGTCTGGGCTATGTAGGGCTGCCCACCGCCGCCGTTATGGCAAGCCGCGGATTTAACGTTACCGGCGTTGATGTCAACCCAGATACGGTCTCCCTGATCAACCAAGGCAAAATCCATATCTTCGAGCCGAACTTAGAAACGATGGTTCATGATGTGGTTGAAGCCGGGATGCTTTCAGCCACCACTGAACCCGTATCAGCGGACGCCTTTATCGTCGCCGTGCCCACACCTTTTACCGATGGCAACAAACCTGATCTAAAATATATCGAGGCCGCAACCAAGAGTTTGGCACCTATTCTCAAGAAGGGTGATTTGGTAATCATTGAATCTACCTCACCGGTCGGGGCGACGGAACAAGTCAGCCAATGGCTTGCTGGTCTTCGATCCGATTTGAGCTTCCCTCACGATGCGGGCGAAGATGCCGAAGTGCAGGTTTCACACAGTCCCGAACGGGTCTTGCCTGGCCGCGTGCTGATTGAGTTAGCTCGCAATGATCGGGTCATTGGCGGCATCACCCGCCATTGCGCCGACAGAACCGCAGAACTTTATCGCACCATCACCGACGGGGTCTGTCATGTCACCACGGCGCGGACGGCAGAATTGGTCAAGCTGATGGAGAATGCCTACCGCGATGTCAATATTGCCTTCGCCAATGAGATGTCCCTGGTCAGCGACCGCCTCGACATCAATGTCTGGGAAGCCATCGACATGGCCAATCACCATCCGAGGGTTAACATCCTAAAACCGGGGCCAGGTGTCGGTGGGCATTGCATTGCTGTTGATCCTTGGTTCATCGTTGATGGCGCCCCCGAAGACACCGCTTTGATCCAGGCTGCGCGGGGCGTAAATGATTCAAAACCAGGACACGTTGTCGGCCAAATCCTTGACGCTGCCAAACATCACGACGCACCAACGATTGCCTGCCTCGGTCTCGCCTACAAAGCCAATATCGATGACCTTCGGGAAAGTCCCGCAATAGAAATCGTGCGCCTTCTGGCCGAGGCCAAAGTGGGCGATATTCTTGTGGTTGAACCGAATGTCAAAACCTTGCCGGAAGAACTCGCAGGAGGAGAACGAACATCCCTCGTCAGCCTGAACGACGCTTTGAACAATTCTGATATTGTCGTCCTGCTGGTCGACCACAGCCCATTCTTGGCCGTCAACCGGGCGCGATTGGAAGACAAAACCGTATTCGACACACGTGGCATTTGGCGGTGA
- a CDS encoding pyridoxal phosphate-dependent aminotransferase: protein MALKIAKRAAVPPFIVMDVLRAANEQAASGKAVFHLELGQPGTSAPKAIRDAAKRALDEDVLGYTDAFGLPILRQNIADHYSAQYGVKVDSARVVVTTGSSGAFVLAFLGAFEPGDRVALASPGYPCYRNILTALGVEPVLLLTGPETNFQPSPEALDRVEGKLDGLIVASPSNPTGTIIHSDKFKELIAYCDRKEIRLISDEIYHGITFGEKAETALAFTENSIVVNSFSKYFSMTGWRLGWMILPEDMLRAAECLAQNLFISPPTLSQYAAAAAFDCRDELDANVAAYAKSRALLLEELPKAGFDKLAPAEGAFYLYADVTELTNDSEAYCRRLLAETGVATTPGVDFDPDRGSRYMRFSFAGPYEHMEEAVKRIKAWRA from the coding sequence ATGGCGTTAAAGATTGCAAAGCGGGCCGCAGTGCCGCCGTTTATCGTGATGGATGTCCTCAGGGCGGCCAATGAACAGGCCGCCTCAGGAAAAGCCGTGTTTCATTTGGAATTGGGTCAACCGGGAACATCTGCACCAAAAGCCATTAGAGATGCGGCAAAACGCGCCTTGGACGAGGATGTGCTGGGCTATACGGATGCGTTCGGGTTGCCGATCCTCCGCCAGAATATCGCCGACCATTACAGCGCTCAGTACGGGGTAAAGGTGGATTCCGCTCGAGTCGTCGTGACGACAGGGTCATCCGGTGCCTTTGTCTTGGCGTTTTTGGGCGCGTTCGAGCCTGGTGACCGGGTCGCATTGGCAAGTCCGGGCTATCCCTGTTACCGCAACATCTTGACTGCATTGGGCGTCGAGCCGGTGCTTTTGTTAACCGGGCCGGAAACCAACTTCCAACCTTCGCCGGAGGCACTTGATCGGGTAGAGGGGAAGCTCGATGGCCTGATCGTCGCCAGTCCATCGAACCCCACAGGGACAATCATTCACAGTGATAAATTCAAGGAATTGATCGCATACTGTGACCGCAAAGAAATTCGCCTGATCTCAGACGAAATTTATCATGGCATCACGTTTGGCGAGAAGGCGGAGACTGCCTTGGCCTTCACTGAAAATTCTATCGTGGTGAACAGCTTTTCCAAATATTTTTCCATGACCGGATGGCGACTGGGCTGGATGATCTTGCCAGAAGATATGTTGCGGGCGGCGGAGTGCCTGGCTCAAAACCTCTTTATTTCGCCGCCGACTTTATCACAGTATGCAGCAGCGGCGGCGTTTGATTGTCGCGACGAATTGGATGCCAATGTTGCCGCCTATGCAAAAAGCCGCGCGCTGTTGTTAGAAGAACTACCAAAAGCAGGATTTGATAAACTGGCACCCGCGGAAGGCGCCTTTTATCTCTATGCCGATGTCACCGAACTCACCAACGACAGCGAAGCCTACTGCCGTCGGTTACTAGCGGAAACAGGCGTGGCGACAACACCGGGGGTAGATTTCGATCCGGACAGAGGCAGCCGATACATGCGTTTCTCCTTCGCCGGTCCTTATGAACATATGGAAGAAGCGGTTAAACGCATTAAGGCGTGGCGGGCGTAA
- a CDS encoding Rne/Rng family ribonuclease, with protein sequence MPTKRMLIDATHPEETRVVVLNGNRIENFDVEVDSRRQLKGNIYLAKVTRVEPSLQAAFIEYGGNRHGFLAFNEIHPDYYQIPVADREALLAEQAAEKIEVEPEDEADQNDETSAEHESEEAEGEKIPEQSEEPAAVEATPDAGDDAGDDAGDDNGDIEGGVEEVATSEEKPENLETLAGEDEAEEPVRRPSMPSRRHYKIQEVIKRRQILLVQVVKEERGNKGAALTTYISLAGRYCVLMPNTARGGGISRKITNGTDRKRLKTIVNSLGIPEGMAVIMRTAGTKQTKPQIKRDYDYLLRLWSTVRELTLESIAPCLVYEEGNLIKRSIRDLYSKDIDEIVVEGDTSYRMAKDFMKMFIPSHAKRVQPYSDSIMPLMHRFQVEGQLDAMHSPEVQLRSGGYIVINPTEALVAIDVNSGRSTKERNIEETAFKTNLEAAEEIALQLRLRDLAGLIVIDFIDMEINRNNAQVERKLKDCMREDRARIQIGRISGFGLLELSRQRLRPSIIESTSESCPHCEGTGIRRSTESTALNILRAIEEEGTRKRLGAITVYVPTAVALYILNQKRQMLADIEGRYEFAVTLEADDALIPPNHRIERTESGVSRPEAKAKQAPQQPAEKTTDSQSGEQSGDGSEEAPRKRRRRRGRRRKSSQNAATETPNVSSETTATTEESSGDGETSQVAASSTEEGEAAPKRRRRGRRGGRKRRPANEAANEETGNVAVEATDGAPASDGNEATADAATTEPAKEAPTEAAASDENSAEKKPRRRRRRSPKKADEGSDSNTASVATKTDETKEEAPKVQTDIPVAAAPDVKEPAPVSSGASTGGNVVNVGGTAENSEEEDAPRRRGWWQRLTE encoded by the coding sequence ATGCCTACCAAAAGAATGTTAATCGATGCCACCCACCCGGAAGAGACCCGGGTTGTTGTGCTCAACGGAAACCGAATTGAAAATTTTGACGTAGAAGTAGATTCCAGAAGACAACTCAAAGGAAATATCTACCTCGCAAAAGTAACCAGGGTCGAACCCTCCCTGCAGGCGGCGTTCATCGAATACGGTGGAAATCGTCACGGTTTCCTTGCTTTCAACGAAATTCATCCCGACTACTACCAAATTCCGGTCGCCGACCGCGAAGCCCTGTTGGCTGAGCAAGCCGCAGAAAAAATCGAGGTGGAGCCTGAAGACGAAGCCGATCAGAACGACGAGACCAGCGCTGAGCATGAAAGCGAAGAAGCCGAGGGTGAAAAAATTCCTGAGCAATCAGAGGAGCCAGCCGCTGTAGAAGCAACGCCTGATGCTGGCGATGATGCTGGCGATGATGCTGGCGACGACAACGGGGACATAGAAGGCGGGGTCGAAGAGGTTGCAACGTCTGAGGAAAAGCCTGAGAACCTGGAAACGCTGGCTGGCGAAGACGAAGCAGAAGAACCCGTCCGCCGCCCGTCCATGCCAAGTCGGCGCCATTACAAAATTCAAGAAGTCATCAAACGCCGGCAAATTCTGCTGGTGCAAGTGGTCAAGGAAGAGCGCGGCAACAAGGGTGCGGCGCTTACCACATACATTTCGCTGGCGGGGCGGTATTGCGTCCTCATGCCGAACACGGCACGGGGCGGTGGAATTTCTCGAAAAATTACCAACGGCACGGATCGTAAGCGCCTGAAGACAATCGTCAACAGCCTCGGCATTCCCGAAGGCATGGCGGTTATTATGCGCACAGCAGGGACCAAACAAACCAAGCCGCAAATCAAACGCGATTACGACTATTTGCTGCGCCTGTGGAGCACTGTCCGCGAATTGACCCTGGAATCAATCGCACCTTGCCTTGTCTATGAAGAGGGCAACCTCATCAAAAGATCGATCCGAGATTTGTACAGCAAGGACATTGACGAAATCGTTGTCGAAGGTGACACCAGCTACCGTATGGCCAAGGATTTCATGAAGATGTTCATCCCCAGTCACGCGAAGCGGGTTCAGCCCTATAGCGATTCGATCATGCCCCTGATGCACCGTTTTCAGGTCGAGGGTCAATTGGATGCAATGCACAGCCCCGAAGTTCAGTTGAGATCCGGCGGCTATATTGTCATCAATCCGACCGAGGCATTGGTCGCCATCGACGTGAACTCAGGCCGCTCGACCAAAGAGCGAAACATCGAGGAAACGGCGTTCAAGACCAACTTGGAAGCCGCCGAAGAAATTGCTTTGCAACTGCGGCTGAGAGATTTAGCCGGGTTGATCGTCATCGATTTCATCGACATGGAAATCAACAGAAACAACGCCCAAGTTGAGCGCAAACTAAAAGACTGCATGCGGGAAGATCGGGCGCGTATTCAAATTGGACGGATCAGCGGCTTTGGCTTGCTGGAACTTTCCCGCCAGCGGCTGCGCCCCAGTATCATTGAAAGCACGTCAGAATCTTGCCCGCACTGCGAAGGCACAGGCATTCGCCGGTCCACAGAATCCACCGCGCTTAACATTCTGCGCGCGATCGAAGAAGAAGGAACGCGGAAGCGCTTGGGTGCGATTACGGTTTATGTACCGACCGCCGTGGCACTTTATATCCTCAACCAAAAACGCCAGATGCTCGCTGATATCGAAGGTCGCTATGAGTTTGCTGTAACGCTGGAAGCTGATGACGCCCTCATTCCGCCCAATCATAGAATTGAGCGCACCGAAAGCGGCGTTTCACGTCCCGAGGCTAAGGCGAAACAAGCTCCTCAACAGCCAGCTGAAAAAACCACTGACTCCCAAAGTGGCGAACAATCTGGCGATGGAAGCGAAGAAGCACCACGGAAACGCCGTCGCCGCCGCGGGCGTCGCCGCAAGTCGAGCCAAAACGCGGCAACTGAAACACCCAACGTTTCTTCAGAGACGACAGCAACGACGGAAGAATCGAGCGGCGACGGTGAAACGAGCCAAGTCGCTGCCTCAAGCACTGAAGAAGGCGAAGCAGCACCCAAACGTCGTCGCCGGGGTCGCCGGGGCGGACGCAAGCGTCGCCCTGCCAATGAGGCGGCAAATGAAGAGACTGGCAACGTGGCAGTAGAGGCGACCGATGGCGCACCTGCTTCCGACGGAAACGAAGCCACAGCTGACGCGGCCACCACAGAACCGGCTAAAGAAGCTCCCACAGAAGCTGCTGCAAGTGATGAAAACTCTGCAGAAAAGAAACCCCGTCGCCGCCGTCGTAGAAGCCCGAAAAAAGCTGATGAAGGCTCTGATAGTAATACGGCGAGTGTCGCGACAAAGACAGATGAGACGAAAGAAGAAGCACCTAAAGTTCAGACCGATATTCCGGTGGCAGCGGCCCCCGATGTCAAAGAACCGGCACCGGTTAGTAGTGGTGCCTCAACTGGTGGAAACGTCGTGAATGTCGGCGGCACCGCAGAGAACAGCGAAGAAGAAGACGCCCCCCGTCGGCGCGGCTGGTGGCAGCGACTGACGGAATAG
- a CDS encoding DUF3047 domain-containing protein, translated as MQSSARLIPQVNVYRTPVILFLLLFCLGACAEQKQTTTVEPEGRLPVLDTGGALTSGLAVGVLPKDWVATGPTGIVKKRVSVVVQDGVKALKIITGSEKFSIVRRTRAMLLATPYLNWSWNLSTHGPGTHPIRLIIGFRGGLRDGAKIEKTWRQKVFADIGEKLPEFDRSLSVTWEDSALQRGTLFLPAPKEGKLMPRYIVRGGRENYGKWWPEFIDLGDLYNQVWPDDDMSRVQVTFIGVAASGGQVPTTGFLSEVTLTR; from the coding sequence ATGCAATCCAGCGCTCGATTAATTCCTCAAGTAAATGTTTATCGCACCCCCGTAATTCTTTTTCTTTTATTGTTCTGCTTAGGCGCTTGTGCCGAACAAAAGCAAACAACCACCGTTGAGCCAGAGGGTCGATTGCCGGTGCTTGATACCGGCGGGGCTCTTACGTCCGGGTTGGCTGTGGGTGTTCTTCCGAAAGATTGGGTCGCCACTGGCCCCACCGGTATCGTTAAAAAGCGCGTTTCTGTCGTTGTTCAAGACGGGGTCAAGGCACTCAAAATTATCACCGGCTCGGAGAAATTCTCCATCGTTCGGCGCACCCGCGCCATGCTGCTGGCGACTCCTTATCTGAATTGGTCTTGGAACCTCTCAACCCATGGCCCGGGAACGCATCCGATCCGGTTGATCATCGGGTTCCGGGGTGGACTCCGGGACGGCGCAAAAATAGAAAAAACCTGGCGGCAAAAGGTCTTTGCAGACATTGGAGAAAAACTTCCAGAGTTTGATCGCTCCCTCTCAGTAACTTGGGAGGACTCGGCCCTTCAACGCGGAACTCTTTTCCTACCAGCCCCCAAAGAGGGCAAGCTCATGCCTCGCTATATTGTCCGTGGCGGCAGGGAAAACTATGGCAAGTGGTGGCCGGAATTTATCGACCTAGGAGACCTCTATAACCAAGTCTGGCCTGATGACGACATGAGCCGAGTTCAAGTGACCTTTATCGGCGTTGCTGCCTCAGGCGGTCAAGTGCCAACGACCGGTTTCCTTTCAGAAGTAACCCTTACCCGTTGA